From Gallaecimonas pentaromativorans, the proteins below share one genomic window:
- the metH gene encoding methionine synthase codes for MSEQLLAALKDRILVIDGGMGTMIQNRQLEENDFRGDRFADWPSDLKGNNDLLVLTQPKVIKDIHRQYLLAGADIIETNSFNATPIAMADYGMEALSKEINLEAARLARQAADEVASETGIPRFVAGVLGPTNRTCSISPDVNDPGYRNVSFDQLVAAYTESTEALIDGGADIILVETIFDTLNAKAALFAVDALMDAKGIKLPVMISGTITDASGRTLTGQTTEAFYNSLRHVRPLSMGLNCALGPKELAPYIEELSRIAECYVSVHPNAGLPNEFGGYDETPEQMVEFIGQWAKDGWLNLVGGCCGTTPAHIKAMAEAVKGLKPRALPDIPVATRLSGLEPCNIFADSLFVNVGERTNVTGSARFLKLIKSGDYETALEVARQQVEAGAQIIDINMDEGMLDAEAAMVRFLNLIASEPDISRVPIMIDSSKWHAIEAGLKCIQGKGIVNSISMKEGVENFKAQAKLIRRYGAAMVVMAFDEDGQADTYQRKVDICTRAYRILVDEVDFPPEDIIFDPNIFAVATGIEEHNDYGVAFIEACRTIRDTLPHARISGGVSNVSFSFRGNNPVREAIHAVFLYHAIKAGLSMGIVNAGQLAIYDDIDDKLREAVEDVVMNRREDSTERLLAIADDYRGDGTEKEAQTQAWRELPVNKRLEYALVKGITDFIDQDTELARAAATRPLDVIEGPLMDGMNVVGDLFGAGKMFLPQVVKSARVMKKAVAYLTPYIEAEKEEGKSNGRVVMATVKGDVHDIGKNIVGVVLQCNGFEVIDLGVMVSVEKIIDAAKTHNADVIGMSGLITPSLDEMIHNVKAFKKAGISLPVIIGGATTSKIHTAVKIAPHYEHGALYVADASRTVPVVSKLIGTGRDALVAQEYKEYDIMREKRLSQGRRKALVSLAAARENRASTDWANYQPFKPNKLGIQVFDDYPLEDLIARIDWTPFFRSWELHGRYPDIFKNPTVGAEAQELFDNAQAMLEKILNEKWLTARAVIGLFPANSVDFDDIDIETDDGTVRLHHLRQQMERAGNHNFALSDFVAPKGTVQDYMGGFAVTAGIGIDPYVEAFEKAGDDYSAIMLKALADRLAEAFAERMHERVRKEFWGYAADEALDNEDLIRERYKGIRPAPGYPACPDHTEKGLLWDILKPDQRIGLNITESFAMFPTAAVSGWYFANPESRYFGVSDIDRDQVQDYARRKGWTIEQAERWLAPILGYDPE; via the coding sequence ATGTCCGAACAACTCCTTGCCGCTCTCAAAGACCGCATCCTCGTTATCGACGGCGGCATGGGCACCATGATCCAGAACCGCCAGTTGGAGGAGAACGACTTTCGCGGCGACAGGTTCGCCGATTGGCCGAGCGATCTCAAGGGTAACAATGACTTATTGGTGCTTACCCAGCCCAAGGTCATCAAAGACATCCACCGCCAGTACCTGCTGGCGGGGGCCGATATCATCGAGACCAACAGCTTTAACGCCACCCCCATCGCCATGGCCGACTACGGCATGGAGGCGCTGTCCAAAGAGATAAACCTGGAAGCCGCTCGCCTGGCTCGCCAGGCCGCCGATGAAGTGGCAAGTGAAACCGGCATTCCCCGCTTCGTTGCCGGGGTATTGGGCCCCACCAACCGCACCTGCTCCATCAGCCCCGATGTCAACGATCCCGGCTATCGCAACGTCAGCTTCGACCAACTGGTCGCGGCCTACACCGAGTCCACAGAAGCGCTGATTGACGGCGGCGCCGACATTATCTTGGTAGAGACCATCTTCGATACCTTGAACGCCAAGGCAGCGCTCTTTGCGGTAGACGCCTTAATGGACGCCAAGGGCATCAAGCTGCCGGTGATGATCTCCGGCACCATTACCGACGCCTCGGGCCGCACCCTTACCGGCCAAACCACAGAAGCCTTTTACAACTCGCTGCGCCACGTGCGGCCGCTGTCCATGGGCCTTAACTGCGCCCTGGGCCCTAAAGAGCTGGCGCCCTATATTGAAGAGCTATCCCGCATTGCCGAATGCTATGTGTCGGTGCACCCCAACGCCGGCCTGCCGAACGAATTCGGCGGCTACGACGAAACCCCCGAGCAAATGGTCGAATTTATCGGCCAGTGGGCCAAAGACGGCTGGCTGAACCTGGTGGGCGGCTGCTGCGGCACCACCCCTGCCCACATCAAGGCCATGGCCGAAGCGGTCAAGGGCCTCAAACCCCGGGCGCTGCCGGACATCCCGGTCGCCACGCGGCTTTCCGGCCTTGAGCCTTGCAACATCTTTGCCGATAGCCTGTTTGTGAACGTGGGTGAGCGTACCAACGTCACCGGCTCGGCGCGGTTTTTAAAACTGATTAAATCCGGCGATTACGAGACCGCCCTTGAAGTGGCGCGCCAGCAGGTGGAAGCCGGGGCGCAAATTATCGACATTAACATGGACGAAGGCATGCTCGATGCCGAAGCGGCCATGGTGCGCTTTTTGAACCTCATTGCCTCGGAGCCCGACATCAGCCGGGTGCCGATCATGATTGATTCCAGTAAATGGCACGCCATCGAAGCGGGCCTTAAATGCATTCAAGGCAAAGGCATTGTTAACTCCATCTCCATGAAAGAAGGGGTGGAGAACTTCAAAGCCCAGGCCAAGCTCATTCGCCGCTACGGCGCCGCCATGGTGGTAATGGCCTTTGACGAAGACGGCCAGGCCGACACCTACCAGCGCAAGGTGGACATTTGCACCCGCGCCTACCGCATCCTGGTAGACGAGGTGGATTTCCCCCCCGAAGACATCATCTTCGACCCCAACATCTTCGCCGTGGCCACCGGCATTGAAGAACACAACGACTACGGCGTTGCCTTTATCGAGGCCTGCCGCACCATTCGCGACACGCTTCCTCATGCCCGCATCTCCGGCGGCGTTAGTAACGTCAGCTTCTCGTTCCGCGGCAACAACCCGGTGCGCGAAGCCATCCACGCCGTGTTCCTCTACCACGCCATCAAGGCGGGGCTTTCGATGGGTATCGTCAACGCCGGCCAACTGGCCATTTATGACGATATCGACGACAAACTGCGCGAAGCGGTAGAAGACGTGGTGATGAACCGCCGCGAGGATTCCACCGAGCGGCTGCTGGCCATTGCCGACGACTACCGGGGCGATGGCACCGAAAAAGAAGCTCAAACCCAGGCCTGGCGCGAACTGCCGGTCAATAAACGCCTGGAATACGCCTTGGTTAAAGGCATTACCGACTTTATCGACCAAGACACCGAACTGGCCCGCGCCGCCGCCACCCGCCCGCTGGATGTCATCGAAGGGCCGCTGATGGACGGCATGAACGTGGTAGGGGACCTCTTTGGTGCCGGCAAGATGTTCCTGCCCCAGGTGGTAAAATCGGCGCGGGTCATGAAAAAGGCGGTGGCCTACCTCACCCCTTATATTGAGGCCGAGAAAGAAGAGGGCAAGTCCAACGGCCGGGTGGTGATGGCCACCGTTAAAGGCGACGTGCACGACATCGGCAAGAACATCGTTGGCGTGGTGCTGCAATGTAACGGCTTTGAGGTGATTGACCTTGGAGTGATGGTATCGGTTGAAAAAATCATCGATGCCGCCAAAACCCACAACGCCGACGTGATTGGCATGTCGGGGCTCATTACCCCGTCGCTGGACGAGATGATCCACAACGTCAAAGCCTTTAAAAAGGCCGGCATCAGCCTGCCGGTGATCATCGGTGGCGCCACCACCTCGAAAATCCACACCGCCGTGAAAATCGCCCCCCACTACGAGCACGGCGCTCTGTACGTAGCGGATGCCTCGCGCACCGTGCCGGTGGTCAGTAAACTCATCGGTACCGGCCGCGACGCCCTGGTGGCCCAGGAGTACAAAGAGTACGACATCATGCGCGAAAAGCGCCTCAGCCAAGGCCGCCGCAAAGCGCTGGTGAGCCTGGCCGCTGCCCGCGAAAACCGCGCCAGCACCGACTGGGCCAACTACCAGCCCTTTAAACCCAACAAGCTGGGCATCCAGGTGTTTGACGACTACCCCCTTGAAGATTTGATTGCGCGTATCGACTGGACGCCGTTTTTCCGCTCCTGGGAGCTGCACGGCCGCTACCCGGACATCTTCAAAAACCCCACCGTCGGCGCCGAGGCCCAAGAGCTGTTCGACAACGCCCAGGCGATGCTCGAAAAAATCCTCAACGAGAAATGGCTCACCGCCCGCGCCGTGATTGGTCTTTTCCCGGCCAACAGCGTCGATTTTGACGATATCGATATCGAAACCGACGACGGCACGGTGCGCCTGCACCACCTTCGCCAGCAGATGGAGCGGGCCGGTAACCACAACTTTGCCCTGTCAGACTTCGTGGCCCCCAAAGGCACGGTGCAAGACTACATGGGCGGCTTTGCGGTAACCGCCGGTATCGGCATCGACCCTTATGTAGAGGCGTTCGAAAAAGCCGGGGACGATTATTCGGCCATTATGCTCAAGGCCCTGGCCGACCGCCTGGCCGAAGCCTTTGCCGAACGCATGCACGAGCGGGTGCGCAAAGAGTTCTGGGGCTACGCCGCCGATGAAGCCCTTGATAACGAAGATCTTATCCGTGAGCGCTACAAAGGCATACGCCCAGCCCCCGGCTACCCCGCCTGCCCGGACCACACCGAGAAGGGCCTATTGTGGGATATCTTAAAACCCGATCAGCGTATCGGCCTTAACATCACCGAGAGCTTTGCCATGTTCCCCACTGCGGCGGTTTCTGGCTGGTACTTTGCCAACCCCGAGTCCCGCTACTTTGGGGTATCGGATATCGACCGTGACCAGGTGCAAGATTATGCGCGGCGTAAGGGCTGGACTATTGAGCAGGCCGAAAGGTGGTTGGCGCCGATATTGGGGTACGATCCCGAATAA
- the cobO gene encoding cob(I)yrinic acid a,c-diamide adenosyltransferase has protein sequence MSHQARQQRLKEKVDARIEAATIETGILLVLTGNGKGKSTAAFGTVCRAVGHGQTAAVAQFIKGSWACGERDLLQSHGVPFAVMATGFTWDTQSRELDMAAAQKVWEEAKAWLKEPAINLVVLDELTYMLSYDYLNIDEVLDAIANRPALQHVVVTGRGAHRRLLEMADTVSEIRPVKHAFDAGIKAQLGLDY, from the coding sequence ATGTCTCACCAAGCGCGCCAACAGCGACTCAAAGAAAAGGTCGACGCCCGTATCGAGGCCGCCACCATCGAGACCGGCATCTTGCTGGTATTAACCGGCAACGGCAAAGGCAAGTCCACCGCCGCTTTTGGCACAGTGTGCCGGGCTGTGGGCCATGGCCAAACGGCGGCCGTGGCGCAGTTTATAAAAGGTAGCTGGGCCTGCGGCGAGCGCGACCTGTTACAAAGCCACGGCGTACCTTTTGCGGTAATGGCCACCGGCTTTACCTGGGACACCCAAAGCCGCGAGCTGGACATGGCCGCCGCCCAAAAGGTGTGGGAAGAGGCCAAGGCCTGGCTTAAAGAGCCGGCCATTAACCTGGTGGTGCTGGACGAGCTGACCTACATGCTGAGCTATGACTACCTGAATATCGACGAGGTGCTCGATGCCATTGCCAACCGCCCTGCCCTGCAACATGTGGTGGTGACCGGCCGCGGCGCTCACCGCCGCCTGCTGGAGATGGCCGATACGGTGTCAGAAATCCGCCCGGTCAAACACGCCTTTGACGCTGGCATCAAGGCCCAGCTTGGCCTTGATTACTGA
- the cydB gene encoding cytochrome d ubiquinol oxidase subunit II, with translation MGIDLPVIWAVIIALGVMLYIVMDGFDLGIGILFPLIKDRQERDLMVNTVAPVWDGNETWLVLGGAGLMAAFPLAYSVILSALYLPLLAMLIGLIWRGVAFEFRFKSDESHRPFWDKAFFSGSLLATFSQGVVLGSFVQGIKVVDNAYAGGIFDWLSPFSLFCGLGLVVTYALLGSTWLVLKTEGRLYAQVCQLSRQLVALLLVFMLAVSLWTPLQSPAVFARWFSLPNLYFFLPVPVLTLLACWALVRSVSGKPHMAPFVLTLVLVFLGYSGLIISIWPHVIPPGITLEQASSPPQSQGFALVGALLILPVILGYTAWSYYVFRGKVRLGDGYHH, from the coding sequence ATGGGTATCGACTTACCGGTGATCTGGGCGGTGATCATCGCCCTTGGGGTGATGCTTTACATCGTCATGGACGGCTTTGATCTTGGCATTGGCATTCTCTTCCCTTTGATAAAAGACCGCCAGGAACGGGATTTGATGGTGAACACCGTGGCCCCGGTGTGGGACGGCAACGAAACCTGGCTGGTGCTGGGTGGTGCAGGCCTGATGGCCGCCTTCCCTCTGGCCTATTCGGTGATCTTAAGCGCCCTTTACTTGCCGCTGCTGGCCATGTTGATTGGCCTGATTTGGCGCGGGGTAGCCTTTGAGTTCCGCTTTAAATCCGACGAATCCCACCGGCCCTTTTGGGACAAAGCCTTCTTCAGTGGCTCGTTGCTGGCCACCTTCAGCCAGGGGGTGGTGCTGGGCAGTTTTGTGCAGGGCATCAAGGTGGTGGATAACGCCTACGCCGGTGGCATTTTTGACTGGCTCAGCCCCTTTAGCCTCTTTTGCGGCCTGGGGCTGGTGGTAACTTATGCCCTGCTGGGCAGCACCTGGCTGGTGCTAAAGACAGAAGGGCGGCTTTATGCCCAAGTGTGCCAGCTTAGTCGCCAACTGGTGGCCTTGCTGCTGGTGTTCATGCTGGCGGTGAGTCTGTGGACACCGCTGCAATCGCCAGCGGTCTTTGCCCGCTGGTTTAGCCTGCCGAACCTGTACTTCTTCCTGCCGGTACCGGTACTAACCCTGCTTGCCTGTTGGGCTTTGGTGCGGTCGGTGAGCGGCAAGCCCCATATGGCGCCCTTTGTGCTGACCCTAGTGCTGGTCTTTTTGGGATACAGCGGCCTTATCATCAGCATTTGGCCGCACGTTATTCCGCCCGGCATAACCCTTGAACAGGCCTCTTCACCGCCGCAAAGCCAGGGGTTTGCGCTGGTGGGGGCGCTGCTGATCTTGCCGGTTATCCTCGGCTATACGGCGTGGTCCTACTACGTGTTTAGAGGTAAGGTTCGCCTCGGCGACGGTTACCACCACTAA
- a CDS encoding cytochrome ubiquinol oxidase subunit I, whose product MGFFDALHLARLQFGFTVSFHIIFPAITIGLASFLAVLEGLWLWKKEHVYKDLYFFWSKIFAVNFAMGVVSGIVMAYQFGTNWSYFSTFAGSVTGPLLSYEVLTAFFLEAGFLGVQLFGWDRVSPRMHYFATLMVALGTLISATWILASNSWMQTPQGFEVVDGKVIPVDWFRIIFNPSFFYRLPHMVLAAYLSTALFVAATAAWHLLKGNGNGAVKKMLSMAMWMLLGAMPLQLLVGDAHGINTLEHQPAKLAAIEAHWQNRPGEAVPLVLFALPSNDDETNHFALEVPHLGSLILTHSFSGQIPALKDFPKEDRPNVPVVFWTFRVMVLLGMLMLALAFWGLWLRTKGRLYNHGGFLRFALLMGPSGLVALLAGWMTTEIGRQPWVVYGLMRTKDAVSNHAAAAMAGTLITIIVVYLLVFGTGVYYLLRLAAKGPQQASPVNPDPNHSPARPLSAAEEGLYDEETH is encoded by the coding sequence ATGGGCTTCTTTGATGCTTTGCACCTGGCCCGACTCCAGTTCGGGTTTACCGTGTCTTTTCACATTATCTTTCCGGCCATCACCATTGGCCTGGCGTCCTTCCTGGCTGTGCTGGAAGGCCTATGGCTTTGGAAAAAAGAACACGTTTACAAAGACTTGTATTTTTTCTGGTCCAAGATCTTTGCCGTTAACTTCGCCATGGGTGTGGTCTCCGGCATCGTGATGGCCTACCAGTTCGGCACCAACTGGAGTTATTTCTCCACCTTTGCAGGCTCCGTGACCGGACCGCTGCTCAGTTACGAGGTGCTGACCGCCTTTTTCCTTGAGGCCGGTTTTCTTGGCGTACAGCTGTTCGGCTGGGACCGGGTTAGCCCGCGCATGCACTATTTCGCCACCTTGATGGTGGCGCTGGGCACCTTGATCTCCGCCACCTGGATCCTCGCTTCCAACAGCTGGATGCAAACCCCGCAGGGCTTTGAGGTCGTAGATGGCAAGGTGATACCGGTTGACTGGTTTCGCATCATCTTCAACCCGTCCTTTTTCTACCGCCTGCCGCACATGGTGCTGGCGGCCTACCTCAGCACCGCGCTGTTCGTGGCGGCAACGGCGGCCTGGCATCTGCTAAAGGGCAACGGCAACGGCGCGGTGAAAAAGATGCTGTCCATGGCCATGTGGATGCTGCTTGGCGCCATGCCGCTACAGCTGTTGGTGGGGGATGCCCATGGCATTAACACCCTGGAGCACCAACCGGCCAAGCTTGCGGCAATTGAGGCGCACTGGCAAAACCGCCCAGGTGAGGCAGTGCCTTTAGTGCTGTTTGCTCTGCCAAGCAACGACGACGAGACCAACCACTTCGCCCTTGAGGTGCCTCATCTTGGCAGCCTGATCCTTACCCATAGCTTCAGCGGCCAAATTCCGGCCCTCAAAGACTTCCCCAAGGAAGACCGGCCCAATGTGCCGGTGGTGTTTTGGACCTTCCGGGTGATGGTGCTGCTTGGCATGTTGATGCTGGCCTTAGCGTTTTGGGGGCTTTGGCTAAGAACAAAAGGCCGGCTCTACAACCACGGCGGTTTCTTGCGCTTTGCGCTACTGATGGGGCCAAGCGGGCTGGTTGCGCTTTTGGCGGGGTGGATGACCACCGAAATTGGCCGCCAACCCTGGGTGGTGTATGGCCTGATGCGCACCAAAGACGCGGTATCCAACCACGCGGCTGCCGCCATGGCGGGCACCCTTATCACCATCATCGTGGTTTACCTGCTGGTGTTTGGCACCGGGGTGTATTACCTGCTGCGCCTGGCAGCCAAGGGCCCACAGCAGGCATCGCCCGTAAACCCCGACCCCAACCATAGCCCGGCACGGCCGTTAAGCGCCGCAGAAGAAGGTCTGTACGACGAGGAGACACACTGA
- a CDS encoding PLP-dependent aminotransferase family protein yields MAFRYQRLTRALLDDIQKGRWQAGDMLPSVRQLMQRLQLSRATVLHALGELEAQGWVEAQPRRGYFVNPRPAKAPTATPSSLEAAPRLLSIDDVVHDVMLKGAAFDLLPAESRFDAKPPAIELLHRAISRAMRHTKGAQHQHYEDPAGLPELRDTLAHRLRQQGCTSQAADIVVTHGCQHALLLALKSCTQPGDVVAVESPGYFGTLQLLQELGLKVLELPCDPATGLNPADVAKALTQWPITALVLTPSFATPTGALMPLEARLALAALAKQHRLTLIEDHIYAELSFSSAPLPPMLALAPEHTLLCSSFSKSLSRDLRLGYVAGPAFTKRLAQLKQITSLASNRLIEQGLDEFIRRGDYDRHLRREQQSLRVQRNALLDLLAQHFSDCHHRVPDGGLCLWLNLEPELDTLALYQRARQEGIMITPGPMFTSQQGLYRHCLRLSFAHPWSGPRRQALARLRVLVDGLKRGGKSEI; encoded by the coding sequence GTGGCCTTTCGTTACCAGCGCCTGACCAGAGCCTTATTAGACGACATTCAAAAAGGCCGTTGGCAGGCCGGAGACATGCTGCCGTCGGTGCGGCAGCTCATGCAGCGTTTGCAGCTGTCTCGGGCAACAGTGCTGCACGCACTTGGCGAACTGGAAGCCCAAGGCTGGGTGGAAGCGCAGCCAAGGCGCGGTTACTTTGTGAACCCGCGCCCGGCAAAGGCGCCCACCGCTACCCCCTCAAGCCTTGAGGCCGCCCCACGGCTGCTGAGCATTGATGATGTGGTGCATGATGTGATGCTTAAAGGCGCCGCCTTCGATCTGCTGCCCGCCGAGAGCCGCTTTGACGCCAAGCCCCCCGCCATTGAGCTGCTGCACCGGGCCATCAGCCGGGCCATGCGCCATACCAAGGGCGCGCAGCATCAGCATTATGAAGACCCAGCCGGCCTGCCTGAGCTTCGCGACACCCTGGCCCACAGGCTTCGCCAGCAAGGCTGCACGTCGCAGGCCGCCGACATTGTGGTAACCCACGGTTGCCAGCACGCCCTGTTGCTGGCGCTGAAAAGCTGCACCCAGCCTGGGGATGTGGTGGCGGTGGAAAGCCCAGGGTATTTCGGTACCTTGCAGCTACTGCAAGAGCTTGGCCTTAAAGTGCTGGAACTACCTTGCGACCCGGCTACCGGCCTTAACCCCGCCGATGTCGCCAAGGCCCTGACCCAATGGCCAATCACGGCGCTGGTATTAACCCCCAGTTTTGCCACCCCTACCGGCGCCCTTATGCCGCTTGAGGCGCGCCTTGCACTGGCGGCCTTGGCAAAGCAGCACCGGCTGACCCTGATAGAAGATCACATCTACGCCGAGCTTTCGTTCAGCAGCGCCCCCTTGCCGCCAATGCTGGCGCTTGCCCCCGAGCACACCTTGCTGTGCAGCTCGTTTTCAAAGAGTTTGTCGCGGGATTTACGCCTGGGCTATGTAGCAGGCCCCGCCTTTACCAAGCGCCTGGCCCAGCTAAAACAGATAACCTCCCTTGCCAGTAACCGCCTTATCGAGCAGGGCCTGGACGAGTTTATCCGCCGAGGCGATTACGACCGCCACCTACGCCGGGAGCAGCAAAGCCTGCGGGTGCAGCGCAATGCACTGCTCGACTTGCTGGCCCAGCACTTTAGCGATTGCCACCACAGGGTGCCCGATGGCGGCTTGTGCCTTTGGCTGAACCTGGAGCCAGAGCTTGATACCCTGGCGCTTTATCAGCGCGCCCGGCAAGAGGGCATCATGATCACACCTGGGCCCATGTTCACCAGCCAGCAGGGGCTTTACCGCCACTGCCTGCGGCTGAGCTTTGCCCACCCCTGGAGCGGGCCAAGGCGCCAGGCCCTGGCACGGCTTCGTGTTTTGGTTGACGGGCTTAAGCGGGGCGGTAAATCTGAAATTTAA
- a CDS encoding flavin reductase family protein, with amino-acid sequence MHFYQPSLGHGLAHDPFNSIIAPRPIGWISSQSGDGVLNLAPYSFFNAFNYVPPIIGFASIGAKDSLKNIQETGEFCWNLVTKPLAEKMNQTCAAVGPQVDEFQLAGLTPKASSVVAVPHVAQTPVAFECKLSQCIQLTTASGDAVNTWLVLGEVVGVHIDKGLLKDGVFDTIAAQPALRGGGPADYFTISEALKFQIYRPA; translated from the coding sequence ATGCATTTTTACCAGCCATCCCTGGGCCACGGCCTGGCCCACGACCCCTTTAACAGCATCATCGCGCCTCGGCCCATCGGCTGGATCTCCAGTCAAAGCGGCGACGGCGTGCTAAACCTTGCGCCCTACAGTTTTTTTAACGCCTTTAACTACGTGCCGCCCATCATCGGCTTTGCCAGCATCGGCGCCAAAGACAGCCTCAAAAACATCCAAGAGACCGGCGAATTTTGCTGGAACCTGGTGACCAAACCGCTGGCAGAAAAAATGAACCAAACCTGCGCCGCTGTTGGCCCGCAGGTGGACGAATTCCAACTGGCGGGGTTGACCCCCAAGGCCTCAAGTGTGGTTGCCGTGCCTCATGTGGCACAGACCCCAGTGGCCTTTGAGTGCAAGCTCAGCCAATGCATTCAGCTCACCACCGCCAGTGGCGATGCGGTAAATACCTGGCTGGTGTTGGGGGAAGTGGTAGGGGTGCATATCGACAAGGGTCTTTTAAAAGACGGCGTCTTTGACACCATCGCCGCCCAGCCAGCCCTTCGCGGCGGCGGCCCGGCCGATTACTTCACCATCAGCGAAGCGCTTAAATTTCAGATTTACCGCCCCGCTTAA
- a CDS encoding tRNA-binding protein — protein MEHIGFDDFLKVELRVGQVIAAEVFKEARKPAYVLQVDFGPGLGVRKSSAQITHHYTPEELVGRQVVAVVNFPKKQIGPLMSECLVTGFHDQNGAVALCVPDKPVPLGTRLL, from the coding sequence ATGGAACACATCGGTTTTGACGACTTTTTAAAAGTGGAGCTGCGGGTAGGGCAGGTCATCGCCGCCGAGGTGTTTAAAGAGGCCCGAAAGCCCGCCTATGTGTTGCAGGTGGATTTTGGCCCGGGGCTCGGTGTGCGAAAATCTTCGGCGCAAATTACCCACCACTACACACCAGAAGAACTGGTGGGTCGCCAGGTGGTGGCGGTGGTGAATTTTCCGAAAAAGCAGATTGGGCCTTTGATGTCCGAGTGCCTGGTGACCGGCTTTCACGACCAAAACGGCGCCGTCGCCCTTTGCGTACCGGACAAACCCGTGCCCCTTGGCACCCGGCTGCTCTAA
- a CDS encoding PHB depolymerase family esterase, whose translation MKRLLCALVLTFTGAAQAAAPALPGLGAELDKTSVSGLSSGAFMTSQFFVAYSDIMVGAGVIAGGPYLCAMSYPSNTFLQNATTTCMNPLTASTAPPAEHLLTLAKGYASKGEIADLGNLKNDRLYVFSGKSDKVVSTLVVNQTVAFYKAAGVPDDAIRYDTSVNAGHAIVTDAPKDTSCDVTAPPFINDCDFEQSTRIIEQIYPGSKGPAATEPKAVAFDQREFIKSSNTSMSDTAYYYAPKACLEGKHCPVHVVLHGCLQGDKVIGDKYYNGTGYNQMADANDIIMLYPQVQPSQLSPFNPQGCWDFWGYSSPDSTTPDFYSRNAPQIKAIYQMVERLASAPTNTSEVGQ comes from the coding sequence ATGAAACGGCTTTTATGTGCACTTGTTTTAACCTTCACTGGCGCCGCGCAAGCCGCCGCGCCTGCCCTGCCCGGCCTTGGCGCCGAGCTTGATAAAACCTCGGTGTCGGGGCTGTCTTCCGGCGCCTTTATGACCTCGCAGTTTTTCGTGGCCTATTCCGACATCATGGTCGGGGCCGGAGTCATTGCCGGTGGCCCATATCTTTGCGCCATGTCCTACCCCAGCAATACCTTTTTGCAAAACGCCACCACCACCTGCATGAACCCGCTGACCGCCAGCACCGCGCCCCCGGCCGAGCATCTGCTCACCCTGGCCAAGGGCTATGCCAGCAAAGGCGAGATTGCCGACCTTGGCAACCTCAAAAACGACCGGCTCTATGTGTTCAGCGGCAAAAGCGACAAAGTGGTCAGCACCCTGGTGGTTAACCAGACCGTGGCCTTTTACAAGGCTGCCGGGGTGCCGGATGATGCCATCCGCTATGATACCTCGGTCAATGCCGGCCACGCCATCGTCACCGATGCCCCCAAAGACACCAGCTGCGATGTCACGGCGCCGCCTTTTATCAACGACTGCGACTTTGAGCAGTCCACCCGCATCATTGAGCAAATTTATCCTGGCAGCAAAGGGCCGGCCGCCACCGAGCCCAAGGCGGTGGCCTTTGACCAACGGGAGTTCATTAAAAGCAGCAACACCAGCATGAGCGACACCGCCTATTACTACGCCCCCAAGGCCTGCCTTGAAGGCAAGCACTGCCCGGTGCACGTGGTGCTCCATGGCTGCTTGCAGGGGGATAAGGTGATAGGGGACAAGTACTACAACGGTACCGGTTATAACCAGATGGCCGACGCCAACGACATCATCATGCTCTACCCCCAGGTGCAGCCGTCACAGCTGTCGCCGTTCAATCCCCAGGGCTGTTGGGATTTTTGGGGCTATTCTTCACCGGATAGCACCACGCCGGATTTTTATTCTCGCAATGCACCGCAGATAAAGGCCATTTACCAGATGGTAGAGCGCCTGGCCTCTGCCCCCACCAATACATCGGAGGTAGGACAATGA
- a CDS encoding N-acetyltransferase family protein has product MADSSQQPNSDAFMTLITCQLAAHGQAILDIFNDAILHSTALYDYKARTMDDMHQWFAGKAAGHYPVIGAVDEAGTLMGFASYGPFRPRPANKYAVEHAIYVHPAHRGKGLGKVLLQALIEQAIAQDYHLLVGCIDTDNQGSIALHEKLGFVHAGTINHAAFKFGRWLDLAFYQLLLPTPANPVEG; this is encoded by the coding sequence ATGGCAGACTCTAGCCAACAGCCCAACTCGGACGCCTTCATGACCCTCATCACCTGCCAGCTGGCAGCTCACGGCCAGGCCATTCTTGATATCTTCAACGACGCCATCCTCCATTCCACGGCCCTTTATGACTACAAGGCCCGCACCATGGACGATATGCACCAGTGGTTTGCTGGCAAGGCTGCCGGCCATTATCCGGTGATTGGCGCTGTTGATGAGGCCGGCACTTTGATGGGCTTTGCAAGCTACGGCCCTTTTCGGCCGCGTCCGGCCAATAAATATGCCGTTGAGCACGCCATTTACGTGCATCCGGCGCACCGGGGCAAGGGCCTTGGCAAGGTGCTGCTCCAGGCCCTTATCGAGCAGGCCATAGCGCAGGATTACCACTTGCTGGTGGGCTGTATCGACACCGACAACCAAGGCAGCATCGCCTTGCATGAAAAGTTGGGCTTTGTGCACGCCGGCACCATCAACCACGCCGCCTTCAAGTTTGGGCGCTGGCTCGATTTGGCGTTTTATCAGCTGTTGTTGCCGACCCCGGCGAACCCGGTGGAGGGATGA